The stretch of DNA GCAAGAAGAAAATAAACTTGATCCTATAAAAAGAAGAAGTCCTAATTTGATAATGCTTGTCTTCATAAATTTCATATTTGATTAATTGAGAATACTATTCCCGCTAACGGCATAAATATACAATTAATTGCCCCTTATAGAATTGTAAATAATAGTTGAAATCAGACTTTTTCTTTCAAGAATGGAACAAATTTAAAATCTCCATGTTCTACTTCTTCAAAATTATTTTCGTCAATCTTAATAAGGGATATCATCTTTTGCGAATCATCTCCTCCAACAGGAACAACAAGCATTCCGCCAATTTTTACTTGGTCTTTCAAATCTTCTGGAACATAAGGTGCACCGGCTGTAACCAATATTTTATCGAACGGTGCAAAAGCTGGAAGTCCTTTATAACCATCGCCATAAAAGCATTTAGCCTTTTGGCCCATATTGGCGAGCAATCCCTTTGTCTTAGTAAATAAAGCCTTTTGTCGTTCTATGGTAAACACTTTAGCACCTAACTGAAGCAATACGCATGTTTGATAGCCCGATCCCGTTCCTATTTCCAAAATCTTATCGCCTCTCTTTACATTCAATAGTTGAGATTGAAAAGCTACGGTATATGGATGTGAAATGGTTTGTCCTTCTCCAATTGGGAAAGCTTTGTCTTCGTATGCGAAGTTGATAAACACGTTATCTAGAAACTGATGTCTTGGCACATTATTAATAGCTTCCAGAACTGCTTCCGAAGTAATTCCCTTTTCTCTAATCTCCTCTACTAGCTGCTTCCGAAGCCCTTTATGCTTAAATGTATCCAACTTTGAAATCTATTTTTCACAAAGCTACACAATCGATTTCTGGAATTATAAGAATTGCTTCCATTATTATTGCTATGCCTTGTAAAAAATATTTTCTTTGTAAAAAACTACGCACTATGTATAACATTGGAGTTCTCGGAGCAGGCCATCTCGGACAGATTCACTTGAAGCTTTTAAAAGAGATTAAAGAATATAACGTTATCGGGTTTTACGATCCAGATGAGGAGAAAAGCAAAGCTGCTGCCAAGAAGTTTAAGCTCAAAGCATTCGACTCTGTCGATGAATTAATTGCTGCGTCTGATATAATAGATATTGTTACTCCTACTCTATCTCATTATGACTGTGCAGTGAAAGCCTTACGAGCATCTAAACATTGTTTTATTGAAAAGCCTATTACCAATACAGTTCAAGAAGCCAAAGAATTAATAGATCTAACAAGCGAGGCAAATGTTAAAGTTCAAATTGGACATGTGGAAAGATACAATCCTGCCTTTATTGCGGCTAAACCATTTTGTTCCGAGCCAATGTTTATTGAGGCTCATCGCTTAGCAAAATTTAACCCTCGAGGTACAGATGTTTCTGTTGTACTTGATTTAATGATACACGATATCGACATTATTCTGAGCATCGTTAAATCCAATATAAAACGAATAAGTGCAAGTGGTGTGGCCGTAATTAGCGAAACTCCAGATATTACGAATGCTAGAATCGAATTCGCTAATGGTTGTGTAGCAAATCTAACAGCCAGCAGAATGTCATTAAAGAACATGCGTAAAACAAGATTCTTTCAACGAGATGCTTACATTTCTGTCGATTTTCTCAAAAAAAAGGCAAGTGTTGTTAGTATGAGCGAGCCTGACAATAACTTTAATCCACTTTCAATGAAAATTGAAGTAGGTAAAAATAGAGAGGAGAAGCAAATAAACTTCAACAGTCCAAAGATTAAAAACACGAACGCGATTAAGGATGAGCTGGAAGACTTTTTGGATGCAATAAAAAACGACACAGAACCTTTGGTAACAATCGATGACGGTTACGCTGCACTTGACGTTGCAACTACAATTATTGAACTAATAAAAAAATCTCCTGATTTCGAAATAGAAGAAAATAACAATCAAGAGAATTAAGCGTTGCAACTTACCAGCTATTATAAACATGAGTAACACTAATTTGTTCGGTCTGTTTTTACTTCCGTTATTACTGTTCGCTTTAGGATGTTCTAAAGACAAGCTTAAAGTAAATGTTCCCTCCTATATTCATATTGAAGACATTACAGTAAGTACGGATTACTATAACGAAGGCTCCGGTTCAGATAACATTGTGGATGCATGGATACTGATAGATTACCAGCTCATAGGTGTTTTCGAATTACCAGTTACCCTACCGGTAGATCATGATGGCGTACACCGAATTGACATTAGAGGTGGGATTAAACGAAATGGGCTTACTACCGATAGAATCTCTTATCCTTTTCACGATTCATATTTAGACACTTCTTCGATATCGTTAATGAGAGGAGAAATTACTACGATCGAACCAGTGGTAACGTACTACAAAGACATAAATTTTTTAATCCTAGAGGATTTTGAATCTCCAGCCAGTATGTTTATTGAAAAGAATAAAGGAGATTCATCCTCTGTACGACTTATTGATTCAGATATTGCTTTTGAAGGAAATGCATGTGGAGCTTTTTCTGTAGATACAATAGATTATAAGTTTGAGATGACTGCAGCTTCAGACTTTGAATTTCCGGACAATACCACAACCATTTACCTTGAATTTGATTACAAAGTGGACCAAATCTTAGAAGTTGGATTTTACTCCTCTAACAATGCAAATCCTCCACAAGTGGCAAAATCTCATTTAATAAGTTTAAAGCCTAAAGATGAATGGAACAAAATTTATTTAAATCTCACCTCAGAAATAGCTGCTTTTCCCAATGCTGAAAAATTCAACCTATATTTCGAAGCCGAGAATAATTTAGGACTTGTACATTCCGATTATTACTTCGACAACATTAAAGTGATATATCAATAGAGTTGAACAAATCAAATCAAATAGCAAAACAAATTTTCTTCGATTTCATCGCAGCATCAATTAGTTGGGGTTCATTTTTCGTTTTTCGAAAAATTTATCTCGAACCACTTAAGTATGGGTATCAAATTCCATTTGAACTAAATGAGAATTTCTATTACGGCATTATTGTTATCCCCCTCTTTTGGATTGCACTCTATAGTATTTCGGGCACATATCTAAATCCGTTAAGAAAATCAAGACTTAAAGAACTCGGACAAACCATCTCCTTAACTTTTATAGGTTCCATTTGTTTATTCTTTGTTCTAATTCTCGATGATGAGATTACTGGATACGAAGCATATTACACCTCTTTCCTTACGCTTTTCTCCTTACATCTAACGCTAACCTTTATTCCTCGATTTATTAATTCAACCATTTTGGCGCACAAAATACATCGCCGTGAATTTGGTTTCAATACGCTAATTATTGGAGGAAATGGCAAAGCCACAAAACTTTACAATGATCTAGAAGGACTTAAAGATTCTATGGGAAATGTTCTTATCGGTTTTTTAAGGGTGTACGATCGTGAAGAATATGCTCTAGAAAAACACTTGCCTCATTTAGGAGAATATAAAGACGTCAATCATTTCATCGAAAAATACAATATAGAGGAAGTTATAATTGCAATAGAATCATCGGAACACAAAGCTATTAGAGAAATAATAAGCATCGTTTCTAGCAATAATGTAATTATCAAAATCACCCCCGACATGCACGACATTTTAACTGGTACCGTTAAAATGAATTCAATATTTGGCACTCCACTTATTGAAGTTTCGAACACCTTAATGCCGGTATATCAAAAGAACCTCAAACAAATTATCGATTTCTTAGTATCTCTTTTCGTACTCCTATTCTGTAGTCCAATTTACCTGCTAATCGCAATAATTATTAAGTTCGATTCGAAAGGCCCTGTATTCTACTCGCATGAAAGGATTGGAAAGAATGGCAAGCCATTCAACATATATAAGTTTAGATCTATGGTAATGAATGCGGAAGCTAAGGGTCCTACACTCTCCTCGGATAACGATGATAGAATTACACGATTCGGCAAGTTGATGCGAAAAACTAGACTAGATGAAATCCCTCAATTTTTTAACGTAGTTATTGGTAATATGAGTCTCGTTGGACCAAGACCAGAGAGAGAGCACTTCATTAACCAAATTGTGAAAAAAGCTCCTCACTACAGACATTTGCATAAAGTATTACCTGGAATTACCTCTTGGGGACAGGTTAAATATGGCTATGCCGAAAATGTGGATGAAATGATTTTAAGACTACGATACGATATCATTTACATTGAGAACATGACTTTGGCAGTAGATTTNAAAATCATGATTTACACTGTACTAACGGTCTTAAAAGCGGGAGGTAAGTAATTACTCTACCACCTTAACTGCTGCTGCTGCTGCTTCTTTGGCCTCTATCATTTTAACGATACTCTCAATATCCTTATCCTTTCCATTAGGATCATAAGTCGTCTTTAAATTATTACCAAATAANCTTGCAAGAGTTTGCCAAAATACGGCGGAGAACGAACTTCTTAACTCTTTCAATAAAATGTAAGATGTGTCACCTGTTTCTCTATCTACCAATTTTAAAAGAATACGTCCTTGGGTTATTGTAAGGTTTTTCAACTCCGACATAAATTCTTCCTTCAACTCCTTTTCAACTTCCTTTAAGAATTTACTCTGCTTACTTTCTGATTCTATCGCTTCTAGTTCGGTATTGTATTTCTCCAACAAATTGGCTGCTAGTTTAGCATAAGGGTATGCCTTCTTTACATCTCTCACTAATTTATAATACTTTGCCTTTGCTCTTCTCGATTTAAATTTCCTTCGCCCCTTAACCCGTAAAGGCTCTAAATACATAAAAGGAATAGTATCCCCATCTTGTATTAATGCACGTACTAGCGTACCCTTAGTTTGTCTACTTCGTTCAATCTCAATATCATCATCTTGTCCCACAACACTCATTGCAGAAGTAACCAGAATAAAAAAAAACAGGGTTACATTTCGAAAAGAAAGAAAATTGGCAATAATTTGCATGCGATAAAGTTAATTAATACTGATATCCATTAATACTATATATTTAAATTTAGCCTACGAATAATAACGGTCATGAGATTAATAATATTTTTCATCATTTTACTTTTTGCGTCTATTATTGGGCCAGAAGTAATTTATGCCCAAAAGAAAGTCGCAGTAAAATTAAGTTTCGGAATCCCCAGCATTACGGTCGACAAAGAATATAAGAATGGTTTTGAGGGCCAAACTAGTATTGGATTAACGGCAGAGCTAGAAGTCTTTAAATTTCTTACAGCAGGTGGTTTTTACGAGTATAATGTATTCACAGATAACGTGAGTTCATTACCCCAAGCAATGCAGATTACAAAAAGCCGGATAACTGCGGGAGGCTTAGTTTTAGGAAACGAACAAAAACTAAAAGAGAAGTACATCATCTTTAATTACATCAAGGCGGGCTATGCATTTATAAATTTCAAACATCGCAGTACCAGAGATGGTAATTATTCCTCTATTTACAAATCAGACGGAAGACTTTTAGGAATAGGATCAAATCTCAATTATCTCATTGATAACAAAACGGAGATTGGGATATTCTTTAACTACAACTTCGTAGACTACAAATTTGATGTGCAGCATTTACTACCAGATAATACGAATACTGCGAGCAAGAAAACGCAATATTTTAACGTTGGGATTAACGTAACAAAGAAGTTTTAGTTTAAGCCAATACTTCAGCCACTCTATCTGCAGCATCTTGCAACAAGATTGCAGAAATCACCTTTAAGCCAGAGTTGTCGATTATCTTCTTTGCTTCTACGGCGTTGGTTCCTTGCAACCTTACAATAATTGGAACACTAATATTCCCGATATTATTATAAGCATCTACGACTCCCTGTGCCACTCTATCGCATCTAACAATACCACCAAATATATTCACAAGAATTGCCTTTACACTATCATCTTTTAAGATGATTCGGAAAGCTTGTTCAACTCGCTTTGCATCTGCAGTACCTCCAACATCTAAGAAATTAGCTGGTTCGCCTCCCGATAGTTTAATAATATCCATTGTAGCCATTGCTAAGCCAGCACCATTAACCATACAACCTACATTGCCATCTAACTTCACGAAGTTTAAATCGTTGTCTGCAGCTTCAACCTCGGTAGGATCCTCTTGCGATTTGTCTCTTAATTCTGCATAATCTTTATGGCGATACAATGCGTTATCATCCAATTCTACTTTAGCATCCGCAGCAAATATTTTATTATCAGAAGTCTTAAAGACTGGATTAATCTCAAATAATGCAGCGTCTATACTATCGTAAGCTTTATAAAGTGCGGCAACAAATCTTGTCATTTCCTTAAAAGCATTCCCCGATAAGCCTAAGTTAAAAGCGATCTTTCTACACTGAAACCCTTGAATACCAACAGAAGGATCAATTTCTTCATTATGAATTAAGTGAGGGGTTTCTTCGGCTACCTTTTCAATATCCATCCCACCTTCGGTAGAATACATAATAGTATTTCGCCCGGTTTGTCTGTTAAGCAAAACACTCATGTAAAATTCTTGTATTTCACTCTCACCTGGATAAAAGATACTTTGCTCAACTAAAATCTTTTTAACCAGCTTGCCTTTTGTATCAGTTTGAGGTGTAACCAATTGCATCCCTATAATTTGATCAGCCATTTCAGTAACATCATCAAATGATTTTGCAATCTTAACACCACCACCTTTACCCCGTCCACCTGCGTGAATTTGCGCTTTAATTGCCCAACTTTCGGAACCAGTAGACTTCTGCAACTCCTTAGCAGCTTCTAAAGCTTTTCCTGGTGTATCCACTACAATACTTTCTGGTACCGCAACTCCGAAGCTCTTTAATATTTCTTTTCCTTGGTATTCGTGTAAATTCATTATCTATTATATTAGTTCGATAAAAGTAAGGCATTCGTTCACATAACAAAAGCAACTTTTCTCTGAATAAACCATACGTCAATATCCACTAAAATGTTCTATACTTGCCGCTATGATTGAAGCGATTGATATACATAAGTCTTACAAAGACCTACACGTTTTAAAAGGGCTCTCATTTAAAATTGAGGAAGCAGAAATCGTAGCGATTGTTGGTCCGTCGGGAGCTGGTAAATCTACCTTACTACATATAATCGGAACGCTCGATCATCAAACACAAGGCACACTTACAATAAACGGAACTGAAATAGCAAAACTTGATAGTAGAAAGCTAGCCGAATATAGAAATAAGAATATTGGTTTTATTTTCCAGTTTCATCACTTACTTCCCGAATTCTCTGCATTGGAGAACGTTTGCATTCCTGGTTTTATCGCAAAGCGAGATGAAAAAGAAGTAAGAGCTAAAGCAATGGAATTACTTACTCTTTTAAACCTTTCAGAAAGAGCCGAACACAAACCGAATCAACTCTCGGGTGGAGAACAACAACGTGTTGCTATTGCAAGGGCCTTAATTAACGATCCTAAAATAATATTGGCAGATGAGCCATCGGGAAATCTTGATTCTAAAGCAGCGGCTGAATTACACAAATTACTCTTTTCGTTAAGAGACAAATTAAAGCAAACGTTCGTAATTGTTACACACAACGAAGAACTTGCAAATTCCGCGGATCGAAAAATCACTATTGCAGACGGTCATATTTCATAGAAGGAATTCCACATAATAATACTTTTCACCCTAACGTTATCTTATCCTAAATACTTTGGAGATGGTGGCTTCATACCTTAATTTTGACCTTTAATGAATTTCGCGTATCCACTATTTTTATTAGCGCTAGCTTCGATCGCAATACCGATCCTAATTCATCTTTTCAATTTCCAAAAAACCAAGCGAGTTCTCTTTACAAACGTTAAGTTTTTAATTGACGTAAAGCAGAAAAGCAAGAAGCAAAACAACTTAAAGCACCTACTAGTATTACTCTCCAGGATATTAGCAATCTGCGCACTTGTCTTTGCGTTTGCCCAACCATTCTTTGCCGAAAACAATACTGAGGTAGCACCTAGTTTTTCAAACTTGGTAAACATCTATATCGACAACTCTTTCAGTATGCAAAGCAAATATCAGGATAGAACCTTGCTAGAGCTTGCAAAATCAAAAGCCATAGAGATTGTAAACGATAGGGATCAAGCAGATCGATTTCAACTACTCACTAATA from Flavobacteriales bacterium encodes:
- a CDS encoding protein-L-isoaspartate(D-aspartate) O-methyltransferase; the protein is MSKLDTFKHKGLRKQLVEEIREKGITSEAVLEAINNVPRHQFLDNVFINFAYEDKAFPIGEGQTISHPYTVAFQSQLLNVKRGDKILEIGTGSGYQTCVLLQLGAKVFTIERQKALFTKTKGLLANMGQKAKCFYGDGYKGLPAFAPFDKILVTAGAPYVPEDLKDQVKIGGMLVVPVGGDDSQKMISLIKIDENNFEEVEHGDFKFVPFLKEKV
- a CDS encoding Gfo/Idh/MocA family oxidoreductase, with translation MYNIGVLGAGHLGQIHLKLLKEIKEYNVIGFYDPDEEKSKAAAKKFKLKAFDSVDELIAASDIIDIVTPTLSHYDCAVKALRASKHCFIEKPITNTVQEAKELIDLTSEANVKVQIGHVERYNPAFIAAKPFCSEPMFIEAHRLAKFNPRGTDVSVVLDLMIHDIDIILSIVKSNIKRISASGVAVISETPDITNARIEFANGCVANLTASRMSLKNMRKTRFFQRDAYISVDFLKKKASVVSMSEPDNNFNPLSMKIEVGKNREEKQINFNSPKIKNTNAIKDELEDFLDAIKNDTEPLVTIDDGYAALDVATTIIELIKKSPDFEIEENNNQEN
- a CDS encoding sugar transferase, whose translation is MELNKSNQIAKQIFFDFIAASISWGSFFVFRKIYLEPLKYGYQIPFELNENFYYGIIVIPLFWIALYSISGTYLNPLRKSRLKELGQTISLTFIGSICLFFVLILDDEITGYEAYYTSFLTLFSLHLTLTFIPRFINSTILAHKIHRREFGFNTLIIGGNGKATKLYNDLEGLKDSMGNVLIGFLRVYDREEYALEKHLPHLGEYKDVNHFIEKYNIEEVIIAIESSEHKAIREIISIVSSNNVIIKITPDMHDILTGTVKMNSIFGTPLIEVSNTLMPVYQKNLKQIIDFLVSLFVLLFCSPIYLLIAIIIKFDSKGPVFYSHERIGKNGKPFNIYKFRSMVMNAEAKGPTLSSDNDDRITRFGKLMRKTRLDEIPQFFNVVIGNMSLVGPRPEREHFINQIVKKAPHYRHLHKVLPGITSWGQVKYGYAENVDEMILRLRYDIIYIENMTLAVDXKIMIYTVLTVLKAGGK
- a CDS encoding DUF4294 domain-containing protein, with translation MQIIANFLSFRNVTLFFFILVTSAMSVVGQDDDIEIERSRQTKGTLVRALIQDGDTIPFMYLEPLRVKGRRKFKSRRAKAKYYKLVRDVKKAYPYAKLAANLLEKYNTELEAIESESKQSKFLKEVEKELKEEFMSELKNLTITQGRILLKLVDRETGDTSYILLKELRSSFSAVFWQTLAXLFGNNLKTTYDPNGKDKDIESIVKMIEAKEAAAAAVKVVE
- the sucC gene encoding ADP-forming succinate--CoA ligase subunit beta, whose product is MNLHEYQGKEILKSFGVAVPESIVVDTPGKALEAAKELQKSTGSESWAIKAQIHAGGRGKGGGVKIAKSFDDVTEMADQIIGMQLVTPQTDTKGKLVKKILVEQSIFYPGESEIQEFYMSVLLNRQTGRNTIMYSTEGGMDIEKVAEETPHLIHNEEIDPSVGIQGFQCRKIAFNLGLSGNAFKEMTRFVAALYKAYDSIDAALFEINPVFKTSDNKIFAADAKVELDDNALYRHKDYAELRDKSQEDPTEVEAADNDLNFVKLDGNVGCMVNGAGLAMATMDIIKLSGGEPANFLDVGGTADAKRVEQAFRIILKDDSVKAILVNIFGGIVRCDRVAQGVVDAYNNIGNISVPIIVRLQGTNAVEAKKIIDNSGLKVISAILLQDAADRVAEVLA
- a CDS encoding ABC transporter ATP-binding protein, which translates into the protein MIEAIDIHKSYKDLHVLKGLSFKIEEAEIVAIVGPSGAGKSTLLHIIGTLDHQTQGTLTINGTEIAKLDSRKLAEYRNKNIGFIFQFHHLLPEFSALENVCIPGFIAKRDEKEVRAKAMELLTLLNLSERAEHKPNQLSGGEQQRVAIARALINDPKIILADEPSGNLDSKAAAELHKLLFSLRDKLKQTFVIVTHNEELANSADRKITIADGHIS
- a CDS encoding BatA domain-containing protein — encoded protein: MNFAYPLFLLALASIAIPILIHLFNFQKTKRVLFTNVKFLIDVKQKSKKQNNLKHLLVLLSRILAICALVFAFAQPFFAENNTEVAPSFSNLVNIYIDNSFSMQSKYQDRTLLELAKSKAIEIVNDRDQADRFQLLTN